A single region of the Buchnera aphidicola (Nipponaphis monzeni) genome encodes:
- the infC gene encoding translation initiation factor IF-3, with protein sequence MKSGKRMKFTRPNRINGEIRATEVRLTGIQNDPIGIVSLDKALNLAKSIGVDLVEISPNARPPVCQIMDYGKFLYKKSKSHKKQKKNQKNIQIKEIKFRPGTEESDYQVKVRNITKFLIEGHKVKITLRFRGREMAHQEIGVHLLHRIKNELKNLSTIEFFPSKIESRQMIMILGPKKNKIKN encoded by the coding sequence ATTAAATCTGGAAAACGAATGAAATTTACACGCCCTAATAGAATTAACGGAGAAATTCGAGCAACTGAGGTGCGTTTAACGGGAATACAAAACGACCCGATAGGAATTGTTAGCTTAGATAAAGCTTTAAATTTAGCAAAAAGCATTGGAGTAGATTTAGTAGAAATTAGTCCAAATGCGCGTCCACCTGTATGCCAAATAATGGATTATGGTAAATTTTTATACAAAAAAAGTAAATCTCATAAAAAACAAAAAAAGAATCAAAAAAATATACAAATAAAAGAAATAAAATTTCGTCCTGGTACTGAAGAAAGTGATTATCAAGTTAAAGTTCGTAATATTACTAAATTTTTAATAGAAGGTCATAAAGTTAAAATAACTTTAAGATTTCGAGGAAGAGAAATGGCACATCAAGAAATAGGAGTTCATTTGTTACATCGTATAAAAAATGAATTAAAAAACTTATCTACAATTGAATTCTTTCCATCTAAAATAGAAAGCCGTCAAATGATAATGATATTAGGACCTAAAAAAAATAAAATAAAAAATTAA
- the rpmI gene encoding 50S ribosomal protein L35: protein MPKIKTLKSASKRFKKTSSGQFKRKRANLRHILTKKNKNYKRHMKLHTIVSKNDFKKVKLFLPYL, encoded by the coding sequence ATGCCAAAAATTAAAACTTTAAAAAGTGCTTCAAAAAGATTTAAAAAAACTTCATCTGGTCAGTTTAAAAGAAAACGAGCAAATCTGAGACATATTTTAACCAAAAAAAATAAAAATTATAAAAGACATATGAAACTACATACTATAGTTTCTAAAAACGATTTTAAAAAAGTTAAATTATTTTTACCTTATTTATAA
- the rplT gene encoding 50S ribosomal protein L20 has protein sequence MARIKRGVTAHARHKKILKKAKGYYSARSRTYRVAAQAVIKSGQYAYRDRRQKKRQFRKLWIARINAASRNYNISYSKFILGLKKLSIIINRKIISDIAIFDKPTFLTLVQKVQEALR, from the coding sequence ATGGCTCGTATAAAACGAGGAGTAACAGCACACGCTCGTCATAAAAAAATATTAAAAAAAGCAAAAGGATATTATAGTGCACGATCTAGAACATATAGAGTAGCTGCTCAAGCTGTAATTAAATCAGGTCAATATGCCTATCGAGATAGACGTCAAAAAAAACGTCAATTTCGTAAATTATGGATTGCTCGAATCAATGCAGCGAGTCGTAATTACAACATTTCTTATAGTAAATTTATATTAGGATTAAAAAAACTATCAATAATAATCAATCGAAAAATTATTTCAGATATTGCTATTTTTGATAAACCAACTTTTTTAACATTAGTTCAAAAAGTACAAGAAGCTTTAAGGTAA
- a CDS encoding phenylalanine--tRNA ligase subunit alpha — MLSLLKIFNSAKHAIKNIKNLKDLEIVRIKYLGKKGYFSIQLNILKKLKLNERKNFSILFNEYKKKIQELLTKCKTKLKSVSLKKDLLSECIDISLPGRKIENGSMHPITITIDASENFFYKLGFNILTGPEIENDYYNFDALNISKNHPARESHDTFRFSNKILLRTQTSSVQIRAMEKFLPPFKVITSGKVYRHDYDITHTPMFHQIEGLIIDKNISFSNLKWIMYKFLKNFFHKNIPIRFRSAYFPFTVPSAEIDIQDVNGKWIEVLGCGIVHPNVLKNVNIDTKKYSACAFGIGVERITMLKHEINDLRYFYENDLRFIKQFK; from the coding sequence ATATTGTCTTTACTAAAGATATTTAATTCAGCAAAACATGCTATTAAAAATATAAAAAACTTAAAAGACTTAGAAATAGTTCGTATAAAATATTTAGGTAAAAAAGGATATTTTTCTATCCAATTAAATATTCTAAAAAAATTAAAATTAAATGAAAGAAAAAACTTTAGTATTTTATTTAATGAATATAAAAAAAAAATTCAAGAGTTATTAACAAAATGTAAAACAAAATTAAAGAGTGTATCTTTAAAAAAAGATTTATTATCAGAATGTATAGATATATCACTTCCTGGTAGAAAAATTGAAAATGGATCTATGCATCCTATTACTATAACGATTGATGCATCAGAAAATTTTTTTTATAAATTAGGGTTTAATATTTTAACTGGACCAGAAATTGAAAATGATTATTATAATTTTGATGCTTTAAATATTTCTAAAAATCATCCTGCACGTGAATCACATGATACATTTAGATTTAGTAACAAAATTTTGTTAAGAACTCAGACTTCAAGTGTACAAATACGTGCAATGGAAAAATTTTTACCTCCATTTAAAGTAATTACTTCTGGAAAAGTATATAGACATGATTATGATATCACTCATACTCCAATGTTTCATCAAATAGAAGGTCTTATTATAGATAAAAATATCAGTTTTTCAAATTTAAAATGGATTATGTATAAATTTTTAAAGAATTTTTTTCATAAAAATATCCCAATTAGATTTAGAAGTGCATATTTCCCGTTTACAGTTCCTTCCGCTGAAATAGATATTCAAGATGTTAATGGTAAATGGATTGAGGTACTAGGTTGCGGAATAGTCCATCCTAATGTTTTAAAAAATGTTAATATTGATACTAAAAAGTATTCTGCTTGTGCATTTGGTATCGGAGTAGAACGTATAACTATGTTAAAACATGAAATTAATGATTTACGTTATTTTTACGAAAATGATTTAAGATTTATTAAACAATTTAAATAA
- the pheT gene encoding phenylalanine--tRNA ligase subunit beta, which yields MNVSESWLREWVNPLITTKKLCKQLTILGLEVEEVNQIINQFSNVFIGEVISIQNNIFDLKYEIYVVHIGCSKLLKIISYKNSCKIKDKVIIANSQSKLYNNIKIKMINVQGIQSEGIFCSFFHLGLFPFSTNIIKLPFDTFTGIDIQKVKFFKDTIIKLNISTNRLDEFSILGIAREVSIINNLPIPIVNKKTSLVTSRKKIKIQQELDIDNFIYLGRVIKDININVQTPLWMQEKLIKCHIMPQNFIIDVINFIYIEIGEPLHIIDLKSINTNIIYLKKINCEENIILYNKEKVFVKKGTIVLSNESKLLVVGNNYSTQYSSINKFTKNIFLGSLFFNFNVVKKIIKRNNLDKKIIDYYQYSINSDLQEYAIEYATQLITSICNGKVGPLIKQEIIKQKTSKKKAIIIKHSNINRIIGINIESIVIEQILLRLGYVIYKNTKGWKVIPPHWRVDLSIEEDIISDILRIYGYSRINKKSLITTMNIVCNNEYKHIFLKKAKSILVNKGYYEVINYAFVNPKIQNLIIPNKIPLLISNPVSFDMSAMRLSLWVGLINNVIYNQNRQQNNLRFFESGLCFIPDSQLQSKVKQKLFLSGIVSGKCYPKSWNLPNRTIDFYDLKGDVETILSLFTELENIKFCYKKISSLHPGQSAAIYVDKNKIGKIGVLHPNISDFLNLKRKVIIFEICLENFKQKKIKKIIEFSNYPSIKKDISIIVSNTVMYYEIIEICKNIAQDKILSVEIFDVYYQLKEYPGKKSLTISFIFQDLKKTLKEKEINIIIEKCITKLQHQFRAILRY from the coding sequence ATGAATGTTAGCGAAAGTTGGTTAAGAGAATGGGTAAATCCTTTAATCACAACAAAAAAATTATGTAAACAATTAACAATTTTAGGTTTAGAAGTCGAAGAAGTAAATCAAATAATTAATCAATTTTCTAATGTTTTTATAGGAGAAGTTATTTCTATTCAAAATAATATTTTTGATTTAAAATATGAAATATATGTAGTACATATTGGATGTTCAAAATTATTAAAAATAATATCATACAAAAATAGTTGTAAAATTAAAGATAAAGTAATAATAGCAAACTCTCAATCTAAATTATATAATAATATCAAAATTAAAATGATAAATGTTCAAGGAATTCAATCAGAAGGTATATTTTGTTCATTTTTTCATTTAGGATTATTTCCTTTTAGTACAAATATAATTAAATTACCATTTGATACATTCACAGGAATTGATATTCAAAAAGTCAAATTTTTTAAAGATACTATAATTAAATTAAATATTAGCACTAATCGTTTAGATGAATTTAGTATTTTAGGTATTGCTAGAGAGGTATCTATAATAAATAATTTACCTATTCCTATAGTAAACAAAAAAACATCCTTAGTTACTTCTCGAAAAAAAATTAAGATACAACAAGAATTAGATATAGATAATTTTATTTATTTAGGAAGAGTAATAAAAGATATTAATATTAACGTACAAACTCCATTATGGATGCAAGAAAAATTAATAAAATGTCATATTATGCCTCAAAATTTTATAATAGATGTTATAAACTTTATTTATATAGAAATTGGAGAGCCTTTACATATTATAGATTTAAAATCTATAAATACTAATATAATTTATTTAAAAAAAATAAACTGTGAAGAAAACATTATCTTATACAATAAAGAAAAAGTATTTGTAAAAAAGGGTACTATAGTATTAAGTAACGAATCTAAATTGTTAGTAGTAGGTAATAATTACTCTACTCAATATTCTAGCATTAATAAATTTACTAAAAACATATTTTTAGGATCTTTATTTTTTAATTTCAACGTAGTAAAAAAAATTATTAAAAGAAATAATTTAGATAAAAAAATAATTGATTATTATCAATATAGCATTAATTCAGATTTACAAGAATATGCAATTGAATATGCTACACAACTAATTACAAGTATATGTAATGGTAAAGTAGGACCATTAATAAAACAAGAGATAATAAAACAAAAAACTTCCAAAAAAAAAGCAATAATTATAAAACATAGCAATATTAATCGTATTATTGGAATAAACATAGAAAGTATAGTAATAGAACAAATATTATTACGTTTAGGATACGTAATTTACAAAAATACTAAAGGTTGGAAGGTAATTCCTCCTCATTGGAGAGTAGACCTTTCTATAGAAGAAGATATTATTAGTGATATTTTAAGAATTTATGGATATTCTAGAATCAATAAAAAATCATTAATTACTACAATGAATATTGTATGTAACAATGAATACAAACATATATTTCTAAAAAAAGCTAAAAGTATACTTGTTAACAAAGGATATTATGAAGTTATAAATTATGCTTTTGTCAATCCTAAAATTCAAAATTTGATTATACCTAATAAAATACCTTTATTGATATCAAATCCTGTTTCGTTCGATATGTCAGCTATGCGACTTTCTTTATGGGTGGGTTTAATAAATAATGTAATATATAATCAAAATAGACAACAAAATAATTTACGTTTTTTTGAAAGTGGATTATGTTTTATACCTGATAGTCAATTACAATCAAAAGTTAAACAAAAATTATTTTTATCTGGTATTGTTAGTGGAAAATGTTACCCAAAATCTTGGAATCTTCCTAATAGAACAATTGATTTTTATGACTTAAAAGGTGACGTAGAAACAATTCTATCATTATTTACTGAACTCGAAAACATAAAATTTTGTTACAAAAAAATTTCATCGCTACATCCAGGACAAAGTGCTGCCATTTATGTTGATAAAAATAAAATTGGGAAAATAGGAGTGTTACATCCCAATATATCGGATTTTTTAAACTTAAAACGTAAAGTTATTATATTTGAAATATGTTTAGAAAATTTTAAACAAAAAAAAATTAAAAAAATAATTGAATTTTCAAATTATCCTAGTATTAAAAAAGATATTTCTATTATTGTATCTAATACTGTCATGTATTATGAAATAATAGAAATATGTAAAAATATAGCTCAAGATAAAATATTAAGTGTTGAAATATTTGACGTTTACTATCAATTAAAGGAGTACCCAGGTAAAAAAAGTTTAACTATAAGCTTTATTTTTCAAGATTTAAAAAAAACGTTAAAAGAAAAAGAAATTAATATAATAATTGAAAAATGTATAACAAAATTACAACATCAATTTCGAGCAATATTAAGGTACTAA
- a CDS encoding integration host factor subunit alpha, which produces MTLTRLEISQYLFEHMNLSKNESKKIVSLFFEEIKNMLINGKSVKFYGFGNFYVFYKKQRLGRNPKTGSTILINARKIIKFTPGKKLKKIIEQNLLKKI; this is translated from the coding sequence ATGACTCTTACAAGATTAGAAATATCACAATATTTATTTGAGCACATGAATTTAAGCAAAAATGAATCTAAAAAAATAGTATCATTATTTTTTGAAGAAATTAAAAATATGTTAATAAATGGAAAATCAGTAAAATTTTATGGTTTTGGAAATTTCTATGTATTTTATAAAAAACAAAGATTAGGTAGAAATCCTAAAACTGGATCTACTATCTTAATTAACGCTCGGAAAATAATAAAATTTACACCCGGAAAAAAATTAAAAAAAATAATTGAGCAAAATTTACTAAAAAAAATATAA
- the tgt gene encoding tRNA guanosine(34) transglycosylase Tgt has product MKFEILCKDKKARNGRLYFNKGIVVETPVFMPIGTYGVIKGLTPEEIYSTGSSLILSNALHLFLKPGINVIKKHGGLHNFMHWKYPILTDSGGFQVFSLSNISLKRNNGIIFKNPFNGQKFLFTPQQSINIQYDLQSDIVMCFDECPKYPITWDQANLSTRKSLSWAIQSRLQFDIKKNTNALFGIIHGSIFKDLRDFSIKNLIKIGFDGYALGGLAVGEPKSKLYDLIDHICLQIPKNYPRYLMGAGKPKDLIESVSKGIDMFDCVLPTRNARNGYLFTTNGIVRIKNSQYKNDDTVLDTKCYCYTCVNYSKSYLHHLYLCNETLGLRLNTLHNLCYYQNLMLNIRNAIKNKQFETFKHNFYLQNK; this is encoded by the coding sequence ATGAAATTTGAAATACTTTGTAAAGATAAAAAAGCAAGAAACGGTAGGTTGTATTTTAACAAAGGAATAGTAGTAGAAACCCCTGTTTTTATGCCAATAGGTACATATGGAGTTATTAAAGGACTGACTCCAGAAGAAATTTATTCTACAGGAAGTTCTTTAATTTTAAGTAATGCCCTACATTTATTTTTAAAACCTGGTATAAATGTGATTAAAAAACATGGAGGATTACATAATTTTATGCACTGGAAGTACCCTATTCTTACAGATTCTGGAGGATTCCAAGTATTTAGTTTATCAAATATTTCTTTAAAAAGAAATAATGGAATAATATTTAAGAATCCATTTAACGGACAAAAATTTTTATTTACTCCTCAGCAATCAATTAATATACAGTACGATTTACAATCAGATATAGTAATGTGTTTTGATGAATGTCCTAAATACCCTATTACTTGGGATCAAGCTAATTTATCTACTAGAAAATCTTTATCTTGGGCTATCCAAAGTAGATTACAATTTGATATTAAAAAAAATACAAATGCTTTATTTGGAATTATACATGGTAGTATATTTAAAGATTTAAGAGATTTTTCTATTAAAAATCTTATTAAAATAGGATTTGATGGATACGCTTTGGGTGGATTAGCTGTGGGAGAACCTAAATCAAAATTATATGATTTAATAGACCATATATGCCTACAAATTCCTAAAAATTATCCTAGGTATTTAATGGGTGCTGGAAAACCTAAAGATTTAATAGAATCTGTAAGTAAAGGTATAGATATGTTTGATTGTGTATTACCAACTAGAAATGCTAGAAATGGTTATTTGTTTACAACTAATGGTATTGTAAGAATCAAAAATTCTCAATACAAAAATGATGATACTGTATTAGATACAAAATGTTACTGTTATACTTGCGTAAATTATAGTAAATCTTATTTACACCATTTATATCTCTGTAATGAAACGCTAGGATTACGTCTAAATACTTTACATAATTTATGTTATTATCAAAATTTAATGTTAAATATTCGTAATGCAATAAAAAATAAACAATTTGAAACTTTTAAGCATAATTTTTACCTACAAAACAAATGA
- the glyS gene encoding glycine--tRNA ligase subunit beta, which yields MLHNTFLIEIATEDLPSKHLKNIAKSFYKVTEEKFNKLNITYEKMFWFATSRRLAIKINKLNILRVTKGINKIGPSTSIAFNTQGQFTKIVHLWMQRLSISAHQINQLKTQSGEWLVYKKESTVENIVSLLPTIIVSIIKKIQAPKMMRWNDTNFKFSRPIRNIVALLNKTIIPLKFMNIKSHRITYGHVFMKNIKINILHANQYPTILNCKGKVIPNYDERKLKITKLINQITYKLKGKIKKNDELLQEVTSLVEWPVILLGKFEKDFLLLPQEIVIYIIENVQKCFALYNLNNELMPYFIIISNIDSKNTNKIIKDNEQVVFSRLSDANFFYKIDRKQPLESYYLNLKNTIFYEKLGSIYDKIQRLKLLMKWILSYVSINSVNALRAVHLSKCDLKTNMVAEFPDVQGSVGMHYAMLDRESKDVFIAIKEHYYPNFSGDIISNNSIAYTLAIIDKVDTITGMFIIGLYPEKNKDPFALRRLSIGVLRIFIEKNITIDLIDIINYSVSLHKNVMHKKNVKKSILNFFLNRIYHLYLYQGFNTYVIQSVLILKLTVPIEIHKRIFMLTKFKKMNKTYLISTTNKRILNIINKYINIKKCVLNFNSITINTKLFQSTFEKILFSKLLFLQKNIKKYIIYQNYDSVFSQLIKLCILINYFFLHITISHPNEDIQTNRLLLLYQVKNLFLEIADFSLLIC from the coding sequence ATGTTACATAATACTTTTTTAATAGAAATTGCTACAGAAGATCTTCCATCAAAACATTTAAAAAATATTGCAAAATCTTTTTACAAAGTCACTGAAGAAAAATTTAATAAGTTAAATATTACTTATGAAAAAATGTTTTGGTTTGCTACTTCTAGAAGGTTAGCTATTAAAATTAATAAATTAAATATACTACGAGTAACAAAAGGAATTAATAAAATAGGGCCTTCTACTTCTATTGCTTTTAACACACAAGGACAATTTACTAAAATTGTACATTTATGGATGCAACGTTTATCTATTTCTGCACATCAAATTAATCAATTAAAAACTCAATCAGGAGAATGGTTAGTGTATAAAAAAGAATCAACTGTTGAGAATATAGTATCGTTATTACCTACAATTATTGTTTCGATAATAAAAAAAATTCAAGCACCCAAAATGATGCGATGGAATGATACAAATTTTAAATTTTCTAGACCAATAAGAAATATAGTTGCTTTATTAAATAAAACAATTATTCCATTAAAATTTATGAATATAAAGTCTCATAGAATTACATATGGACATGTATTTATGAAAAATATTAAAATAAATATACTTCATGCGAATCAGTATCCTACAATTCTTAATTGTAAAGGAAAAGTTATTCCTAATTATGATGAACGAAAATTAAAAATTACAAAATTAATTAATCAAATAACATATAAACTAAAAGGCAAAATTAAAAAAAATGACGAATTGTTACAAGAAGTAACTTCTTTGGTTGAATGGCCTGTTATATTGCTTGGAAAATTTGAAAAAGACTTTTTATTATTACCTCAGGAAATAGTTATTTACATTATAGAAAATGTACAAAAATGTTTTGCATTATATAATTTAAATAATGAATTAATGCCTTACTTTATAATAATTTCAAATATTGATTCAAAAAATACAAATAAAATTATAAAAGACAATGAGCAAGTAGTTTTTTCACGTTTATCTGATGCTAATTTTTTTTATAAAATAGATAGAAAACAACCATTAGAAAGTTATTATTTAAATTTAAAAAATACTATTTTTTACGAAAAATTAGGTTCAATTTATGATAAAATTCAACGTTTAAAATTATTAATGAAATGGATATTATCATATGTTTCAATAAATTCTGTAAATGCTTTAAGAGCTGTACATTTATCTAAATGTGATTTAAAGACTAATATGGTGGCAGAATTTCCTGATGTTCAAGGTAGCGTAGGGATGCATTATGCTATGTTGGACCGTGAATCAAAAGATGTTTTTATTGCCATTAAAGAACACTACTATCCTAATTTTTCAGGAGATATTATATCAAATAATTCTATAGCTTATACTTTAGCTATTATAGATAAAGTAGATACTATTACTGGAATGTTTATAATAGGATTATATCCTGAAAAAAATAAAGATCCTTTTGCATTAAGAAGATTATCTATTGGTGTGTTACGAATATTTATAGAAAAAAATATAACTATTGATCTAATAGATATTATTAATTACAGTGTATCATTACATAAAAATGTAATGCATAAAAAAAATGTTAAGAAAAGCATTCTTAATTTTTTTTTAAATAGGATATATCATTTATATCTTTATCAAGGATTTAATACTTACGTTATACAATCTGTATTAATATTGAAATTAACTGTGCCTATTGAAATACATAAACGAATTTTTATGTTAACTAAATTTAAAAAAATGAATAAAACATATCTTATAAGTACTACTAATAAAAGGATACTAAACATAATAAATAAATATATTAATATTAAAAAATGTGTTTTAAATTTTAATTCTATAACTATTAATACAAAACTTTTCCAAAGTACTTTTGAAAAAATATTATTTAGTAAATTATTGTTTTTACAAAAAAATATAAAAAAATATATTATTTATCAAAACTACGATAGCGTTTTTTCACAGCTAATAAAATTATGTATACTAATTAATTATTTTTTTTTACATATAACTATTAGTCATCCAAATGAAGATATTCAAACTAATAGATTACTATTATTATATCAAGTAAAAAATTTATTTTTAGAAATAGCAGATTTTTCTTTATTAATATGTTAA
- a CDS encoding glycine--tRNA ligase subunit alpha, with amino-acid sequence MSKIITFYEIICILKKYWLKQGCIILEPLDLPIGAGTFHKETFFNAIKKNTSAAVAYVQPCRRPSDGRYASNPSRLQHYYQFQVIIKPPPENIQKIYINSLKKLLINPKIQDIRFVEDNWENPTLGASGVGWEIRINGMEVTQFTYFQQMGGLDCNPVTVEITYGLERIAMHLQNTKNVYDVIWMKNKRKSITYGDLFYQNEIEQSSFNFTYSNTKMLLKSFKQCIEEATKLLSLNPPLIFPAYEFILQATHNFNLLEAKREMSVNERKHYIFTIRNLVKLLTINYHNK; translated from the coding sequence ATATCTAAAATAATTACTTTTTATGAAATTATTTGTATATTAAAAAAATATTGGTTGAAACAAGGATGTATTATTTTGGAACCGTTAGATTTACCAATAGGAGCTGGGACGTTCCATAAAGAAACATTTTTTAATGCAATTAAAAAAAATACAAGTGCTGCTGTTGCATATGTCCAACCTTGTAGAAGACCATCTGATGGTAGATATGCTAGTAATCCTAGTAGGTTACAACATTATTATCAATTTCAAGTAATTATTAAACCGCCTCCTGAAAACATTCAAAAAATATATATAAATTCTTTAAAAAAGTTATTAATTAATCCTAAAATTCAAGACATACGTTTTGTAGAAGATAATTGGGAAAATCCTACTTTAGGTGCATCAGGAGTAGGTTGGGAAATTCGCATTAATGGTATGGAAGTAACGCAATTTACTTATTTTCAACAAATGGGAGGGCTAGATTGTAATCCTGTCACTGTAGAAATTACTTATGGATTAGAAAGAATTGCTATGCATTTACAAAATACGAAAAATGTTTATGATGTAATATGGATGAAGAATAAGAGAAAATCTATTACTTACGGTGATTTATTTTATCAAAATGAAATCGAACAATCTTCTTTTAATTTTACATACTCTAATACTAAAATGTTATTAAAATCATTTAAACAATGTATTGAAGAAGCAACGAAACTTTTATCTTTAAATCCTCCATTAATTTTCCCAGCATATGAGTTTATATTACAAGCTACACATAATTTTAATTTATTAGAAGCTAAAAGAGAAATGTCGGTGAATGAAAGAAAACATTATATCTTTACGATACGTAATTTAGTGAAATTATTAACAATTAATTATCATAACAAATGA
- the nfo gene encoding deoxyribonuclease IV → MTKYIGAHISSLGGIDKTIHRAFKIKATGMSFFLKNQLRWKSPDLDEQTIINFKNERIKYKYTPQQILPHSSYLINLGHPNLENLEKSRICFIDELKRCKQLGLIYLNFHPGSHLRKISINECLKRISESINIGLESVTGVTIVIENTSGQGSNLGYKFEHLAFIISNVTNKSRIGVCLDTCHLFSSGYDIRTNESCENTFNLFDKIVGIHYLKGMHLNDSKNVFNSRIDRHHSLGKGNIGKQAFIWIMNNEQFNNMPIILETINPNIWWKEIKWLKSFV, encoded by the coding sequence ATGACTAAATATATTGGTGCACATATAAGTTCTTTAGGAGGAATAGATAAAACTATACATCGAGCTTTTAAAATAAAAGCGACTGGTATGTCTTTTTTTTTAAAAAATCAACTGCGATGGAAATCTCCTGATTTAGATGAACAAACGATAATAAATTTTAAAAATGAACGTATAAAATACAAATATACTCCACAACAAATTTTGCCCCATAGCAGTTACCTAATTAATTTAGGCCATCCAAATTTAGAAAATTTAGAAAAATCAAGAATATGTTTCATTGATGAATTAAAACGTTGTAAACAATTAGGATTAATTTATTTAAATTTCCATCCAGGAAGCCATTTACGAAAAATAAGTATTAATGAATGTTTAAAACGTATTTCTGAATCCATTAATATTGGGTTAGAATCAGTAACTGGAGTTACTATTGTTATAGAAAATACATCTGGTCAAGGTAGTAATTTAGGCTACAAATTTGAACATTTAGCTTTTATAATTAGTAATGTTACTAATAAATCAAGAATAGGAGTATGTTTAGATACATGTCATCTTTTTTCATCAGGATATGATATTAGAACTAACGAATCTTGTGAAAATACTTTTAATTTATTTGATAAAATAGTAGGTATACATTATTTAAAAGGTATGCATTTAAACGATTCAAAAAATGTGTTCAATAGTAGAATAGATCGACATCATAGTTTAGGAAAAGGAAATATAGGTAAACAAGCTTTTATTTGGATTATGAATAATGAACAATTTAATAATATGCCAATAATTTTAGAAACTATTAACCCTAATATTTGGTGGAAAGAAATAAAATGGTTAAAATCTTTTGTTTAG
- the rplY gene encoding 50S ribosomal protein L25, with amino-acid sequence MLTLHAEIRKKTGKSSSRRLRKIYNKFPGIIYGTEKPSLHITIDHNEVINLQLNSTIYKKDLNIKLNNKKYLVKIKSIQRHPYKLKILHIDFLYSKN; translated from the coding sequence ATGCTGACATTACACGCTGAAATTAGAAAAAAAACAGGAAAAAGCTCTAGTAGACGATTACGAAAAATTTACAATAAATTTCCAGGAATTATTTATGGTACTGAAAAACCATCGTTACATATTACTATTGATCATAACGAAGTTATAAATTTACAACTTAATTCTACAATTTATAAAAAAGATTTGAATATTAAATTAAATAATAAAAAATATTTAGTTAAAATTAAATCTATACAAAGGCATCCTTATAAACTAAAAATTTTACATATTGATTTTTTATATTCTAAAAATTAA